In a genomic window of Nocardiopsis mwathae:
- a CDS encoding NADP-dependent oxidoreductase: MSTNAASTPSTTREWQLAARPAGWPTDDDFRLVERELPELAPGEVRVRNTYMSVDPYMRGRMNDVKSYTPPFRLDEAMTGGAVGEVVASRSDDLAVGDTVLHFQGWRTLAQGKAADFHRVPDVPGVPESVFLHALGMTGLTAYVGLLDIAEFREGDTVFVSGAAGAVGTMVGQIARLKGAGRVIGSAGSPAKVELLTERYGYDAAFDYKDGDVAEQLAQAAPEGIDVYFDNVGGDHLEAALRSFNKGGRAALCGMISMYNATEPEPAPHNLFMAIGKGLTLRGFIVGNHYDRFDAFAAEVGAWLATGELVYDETVVDGIEQARDAFLDMLRGANVGKMLVRVG, encoded by the coding sequence ATGTCCACGAACGCCGCCTCGACCCCCTCGACCACCCGCGAGTGGCAGCTCGCCGCCCGCCCGGCAGGGTGGCCCACGGACGACGACTTCCGACTCGTCGAGCGCGAGCTTCCCGAACTCGCGCCCGGCGAGGTGCGGGTGCGCAACACCTACATGTCCGTCGACCCCTACATGCGCGGCCGGATGAACGACGTCAAGTCCTACACGCCCCCGTTCCGGCTGGACGAGGCGATGACCGGCGGCGCCGTCGGCGAGGTCGTCGCCTCACGATCCGATGACCTGGCGGTCGGCGACACCGTGCTGCACTTCCAGGGATGGCGCACGCTGGCCCAGGGCAAGGCCGCCGACTTCCACCGGGTGCCCGACGTCCCGGGCGTGCCCGAGTCGGTCTTCCTGCACGCGCTGGGAATGACCGGGCTGACCGCCTACGTCGGCCTGCTCGACATCGCCGAGTTCCGGGAAGGCGACACCGTCTTCGTCTCCGGTGCGGCCGGGGCCGTGGGCACCATGGTCGGGCAGATCGCCCGGCTCAAGGGGGCCGGGCGGGTCATCGGCTCGGCCGGGTCGCCGGCCAAGGTCGAGCTGCTCACCGAGCGCTACGGCTACGACGCCGCGTTCGACTACAAGGACGGCGATGTCGCCGAGCAGCTGGCCCAGGCCGCTCCCGAGGGCATCGACGTGTACTTCGACAACGTCGGCGGCGACCACCTGGAGGCCGCGCTGCGGTCGTTCAACAAGGGCGGGCGCGCCGCGCTGTGCGGGATGATCTCGATGTACAACGCCACCGAGCCGGAGCCGGCGCCGCACAACCTCTTCATGGCCATCGGCAAGGGCCTCACCCTGCGCGGTTTCATCGTCGGCAACCACTACGACCGCTTCGACGCGTTCGCCGCCGAGGTCGGCGCGTGGCTGGCCACGGGCGAGCTGGTCTACGACGAGACCGTCGTCGACGGCATCGAGCAGGCGCGCGACGCCTTCCTGGACATGCTGCGCGGCGCCAACGTCGGCAAGATGCTGGTCCGCGTCGGCTGA
- a CDS encoding LCP family protein, whose translation MERLRKRGLRVVVAVLAAVAVVGGAVAAVGLWRLAAYDGNIDRIQGALPDGGVGGTADPGDTWLLVGSDLRGASTPTKWRPGEANADTVIVLHAPEGAERAHLISIPRDAWVYVPGHGPDRLSRAFREGGPRLLVEVVQRETGVTIDHFAAVDFEGFERMTDALGGVEVSITDPVYDPSNGWYWPAGANRMDGAQALRFVRERKGLPEGDQDRIKRQQAFLKAMAAEATSADLLADPVRLDAFLDAASASLAVDERVGMTTLRAMGARLAGVGPEGLVFVSLPIGSTGWIDGKNVAFLDQEVKRGVFAALREGTLEAYVAEFGLENAVDEVR comes from the coding sequence ATGGAGAGGCTGCGGAAGCGCGGGCTGCGGGTCGTCGTGGCGGTCCTGGCCGCCGTGGCCGTCGTGGGCGGTGCGGTGGCGGCGGTGGGGCTCTGGCGGCTGGCCGCCTACGACGGCAATATCGACCGGATCCAGGGGGCGCTGCCCGACGGCGGGGTGGGCGGGACCGCCGACCCCGGGGACACCTGGCTGCTGGTGGGGTCCGACCTGCGCGGCGCGTCCACGCCCACCAAGTGGCGGCCCGGCGAGGCGAACGCCGACACCGTCATCGTGCTGCACGCCCCCGAGGGAGCCGAGCGCGCCCACCTGATCTCCATCCCCCGCGACGCCTGGGTGTACGTCCCCGGCCACGGGCCCGACCGGCTCTCCCGCGCTTTCCGCGAGGGCGGCCCCCGGCTGCTCGTGGAGGTCGTCCAGCGGGAGACCGGGGTGACCATCGACCACTTCGCCGCGGTGGACTTCGAGGGGTTCGAGCGGATGACCGACGCTCTCGGCGGTGTCGAGGTGAGCATCACCGACCCGGTCTACGACCCGAGCAACGGCTGGTACTGGCCTGCCGGGGCCAACCGGATGGACGGCGCGCAGGCGCTGCGCTTCGTCCGCGAGCGCAAGGGGCTGCCCGAGGGCGACCAGGACCGGATCAAGCGCCAGCAGGCCTTCCTCAAGGCGATGGCCGCCGAGGCGACCAGCGCGGACCTGCTCGCCGACCCGGTGCGCCTCGACGCCTTCCTGGACGCGGCCAGCGCTTCCCTGGCCGTGGACGAGCGCGTGGGCATGACCACGCTGCGCGCCATGGGCGCGCGCCTCGCCGGTGTCGGCCCCGAGGGGCTCGTTTTCGTCAGCCTGCCCATCGGGTCCACCGGCTGGATCGACGGAAAGAACGTCGCCTTTCTCGACCAGGAGGTGAAGCGGGGGGTGTTCGCCGCGCTGCGCGAGGGGACCCTGGAGGCTTACGTCGCCGAGTTCGGCCTGGAGAACGCCGTGGACGAGGTGCGCTGA
- a CDS encoding alpha/beta fold hydrolase, whose product MVGVAALTGVLVAVPPAAADTAGTADTAGTVSPELQRFYDQEPAWKPCTGEGLDDLECARITVPMDYANPRGERIRIAVSRHRATDEDGRRGILLANPGGPGGSGLGMAAFLRGQKIGEVYDLIGFDPRGIGESTRIQCSVPDLDDLELPTRPTAGQLHNFTEAARRTEAGCDRTGGSLRPHITTANTARDMDVIRGVLGEDKANYLGYSYGTYLGAVYGSLFPEKLDRSVLDSSIHPDRIWRDTWLAMSRAHTENVERFTRWAAENDDKLGLGDTSEAVFRSMEDVAQRLHDDPIDDFDRSSFDMAVALLNRDQGEWDVLAAFIGGLRDGDDAQVREAADAGALRLAASRDRFADDSAFSPSTFATVRCEADWPTGLGAYYADMREYAAEHPYGMGAMLSAPDPCTFRSYTPAEKPVELKRDGYPTGVVVQSHYDTQTAYEGGPAMAQRLRDSLIIVEDDSNHGYYGIPGYDCVTEQIDDYLIDGILPGSATTCPGAPFPDLDAPDTADEENLTEKVQEQIDEEEEHPVPLPAPLPVS is encoded by the coding sequence ATGGTCGGAGTGGCCGCCCTGACCGGCGTCCTCGTCGCCGTGCCGCCCGCCGCGGCCGACACCGCCGGCACCGCTGACACGGCCGGCACCGTCTCCCCCGAACTGCAGCGCTTCTACGACCAGGAACCCGCTTGGAAGCCGTGCACCGGCGAGGGGCTCGACGACCTGGAATGCGCCAGGATCACCGTCCCCATGGACTACGCGAACCCCAGGGGCGAGCGGATCCGGATCGCCGTCTCCCGGCACCGCGCCACCGATGAGGACGGCCGACGCGGCATCCTGCTGGCCAACCCCGGCGGACCGGGCGGATCCGGCCTAGGCATGGCCGCGTTCCTCCGCGGGCAGAAGATCGGCGAGGTCTACGACCTCATCGGCTTCGACCCGCGCGGAATCGGCGAGTCCACCCGGATCCAGTGCTCCGTTCCCGACCTCGACGACCTGGAACTGCCCACCCGGCCGACCGCCGGGCAGCTGCACAACTTCACCGAGGCCGCACGCCGAACGGAGGCGGGCTGCGACCGCACGGGCGGTTCCCTACGGCCGCACATCACCACCGCCAACACCGCCCGCGACATGGACGTGATCCGCGGCGTACTCGGCGAGGACAAGGCCAACTACCTCGGCTACTCCTACGGCACCTACCTCGGCGCCGTCTACGGCAGCCTCTTCCCGGAGAAACTCGACCGCAGCGTCCTGGACTCCTCGATCCACCCCGACCGCATCTGGCGCGACACCTGGCTGGCCATGTCCCGCGCGCACACGGAGAACGTGGAACGCTTCACCCGGTGGGCCGCGGAGAACGACGACAAGCTCGGTCTGGGCGACACCTCCGAGGCGGTGTTCCGGTCGATGGAGGACGTCGCCCAGCGGTTGCACGACGACCCGATCGACGACTTCGACCGATCGTCCTTCGACATGGCCGTGGCACTGCTCAACCGCGACCAGGGGGAATGGGACGTCCTCGCCGCGTTCATCGGCGGCCTGCGCGACGGCGACGACGCCCAGGTCCGGGAGGCGGCCGACGCGGGTGCGCTGCGCCTCGCCGCGAGCCGCGACCGATTCGCCGACGACTCCGCGTTCTCCCCGTCCACCTTCGCCACCGTCCGGTGCGAGGCCGACTGGCCCACGGGGCTCGGCGCGTACTACGCCGACATGCGCGAGTACGCCGCCGAGCACCCCTACGGGATGGGGGCGATGCTCTCCGCTCCCGACCCGTGCACGTTCCGCTCCTACACCCCGGCCGAGAAGCCGGTGGAGCTGAAGCGCGACGGCTACCCGACGGGTGTCGTGGTCCAGAGCCACTACGACACCCAGACCGCCTATGAGGGCGGGCCGGCCATGGCCCAGCGCCTGCGCGACAGCCTCATCATCGTGGAGGACGACAGCAACCACGGCTACTACGGCATTCCGGGCTACGACTGCGTCACCGAGCAGATCGACGACTACCTGATCGACGGCATCCTGCCCGGAAGCGCGACGACCTGCCCCGGTGCGCCCTTCCCGGACCTGGACGCCCCGGACACCGCCGATGAGGAGAACCTCACCGAGAAGGTGCAGGAGCAGATCGACGAGGAGGAGGAACACCCCGTTCCGCTCCCCGCTCCCCTGCCCGTCTCCTGA
- a CDS encoding arylamine N-acetyltransferase family protein — protein MTAQTPGHTAAGTTTADPARAWQGDALDLDAYLARVGYDGDRGPTLDTLRALHRAHLAAFPFENLDIVLGRPIRLDIGHLVEKLVHGRRGGYCYEHNHLFAAVLERLGFTFTGVAARVQMGTDKLRPATHMALIVTIDGTDHLADVGFGDEGLLEPLPFADGSQARQSGATFRIERRGGEWVLRSLHTDGWFDIYRFTTAPQHTLDYEIYNHYLQTHERSPFMGRIIAQKTSPELRHSLIDTTLTTTRHGGTAHERLLDPEEVPPTLRTVFGIGLAPEESSTVTTRVRAFIAE, from the coding sequence ATGACCGCACAGACGCCCGGGCACACCGCGGCCGGCACCACCACCGCGGACCCGGCCCGCGCCTGGCAGGGTGATGCCCTGGATCTCGACGCCTACCTGGCCCGCGTCGGATACGACGGCGACCGCGGCCCCACCCTCGATACGCTGCGCGCCCTGCACCGCGCCCACCTCGCGGCGTTCCCCTTCGAGAACCTCGACATCGTGCTGGGTCGGCCGATCCGCCTGGACATCGGCCACCTGGTGGAGAAGCTCGTGCACGGGCGGCGGGGCGGCTACTGCTACGAGCACAACCACCTGTTCGCCGCCGTTCTCGAACGCCTCGGCTTCACGTTCACCGGCGTCGCCGCGCGCGTCCAGATGGGAACGGACAAGCTGCGCCCGGCCACCCACATGGCGCTCATCGTCACCATCGACGGCACCGACCACCTCGCGGACGTCGGCTTCGGCGACGAGGGTCTGCTGGAGCCGCTGCCCTTCGCCGACGGCTCCCAGGCCCGCCAGTCCGGCGCGACCTTCCGTATCGAGCGCCGGGGCGGGGAGTGGGTGCTGCGCTCCCTGCACACCGACGGCTGGTTCGACATCTACCGGTTCACCACCGCACCCCAGCACACCCTCGACTACGAGATCTACAACCACTACCTGCAGACCCACGAGCGCTCGCCGTTCATGGGCCGGATCATCGCGCAGAAGACCTCGCCCGAGCTCCGCCACTCCCTGATCGACACCACCCTGACCACCACCCGCCACGGCGGCACCGCCCACGAGCGCCTCCTGGACCCCGAGGAGGTCCCGCCGACCCTGCGCACCGTCTTCGGCATCGGCCTGGCCCCGGAGGAGTCATCGACCGTCACCACCCGGGTCCGCGCCTTCATCGCAGAGTGA